One Stigmatella aurantiaca genomic window, CTTGCGTGACTGGAAGGTGAAGCAGCCCATCGTGCTCACCCACGGCTTCATGGCGGGCGGCAAGCACAAGAAGGGCCTGTCCGGGGGCACGTACTTCCCCCAGCCCACGGTGGGGCTCGCGGGCGGCTCCCGGGCCGCGCTGGACACCCTGTTCAGCAACCGCTTCGCCGTGCTGTGCATGGCGGACACGGCCGAGCCGGTGCGGCGCTCGGCCGAGGCCCTGGCGCGGGATCTCAACGGCGTCCTCCTGCGCGTGCTGCCCGCGGCCCGGGCCCACGAGGCCCACAACGGGGACGTGGTGGACGAGGGCGGCCAGCTCTCCGCCTGGTTCTCCCTGCACCAGGCCGACACGGCGGTGGTCCGCCCGGACCGCTTCGTCTACGGCGCCTCGCTGGGCGGTGAAATCGATCAGCTGCGCGCGCAGCTCCGGGAATTCATCCAACCGCTGCCGTCCGAGCGCATCGAGGAGGCCCCCATGCCCTCCCGCATGTCGTCCATCGCATGAGTCCCCGGGCCACGGCAGGGCGAAGGGAAGAGGCCATGGGCACGGCATTCAAGGCAGGCCTCATCGACCGCGTCTTCTTCGCGCGATACGTCCGGCCCCCGGCCCGGGACGATGTCGCCCAGCTCGAAACCCAGCTCGCCGAGGCGCGCGAGCGCCTGGGGCAGCCACTGCTCTACGTGGCCTCCATCGTGGCGACGGTGAAGGTGCCCAACCTCGAGGAGCGCACCCACCTCAACCTGCTGCTGGCCACCGTGCGCAAGTACTCCGAGGTGGTGCACCTGGTCATCGAGGGCTCGGAGCTCCAGAACAGCCTTCAGCGCGTCATCATCTCCGGCATGCTCATCGTCACCCGGACGTATGACGATGGGCTCGCGGTGCACAAGTCCGTCACCGCCACCACGAGCGATCTGTCCGAGCGGCTCCATCGCGACGCGGCGCCGCTCATCCAGGAGGCGCGCGACCGGGGCCTCGTGCTCTGACGATGGCTGTGGAGAAGTTGGGGAGAGGTGCGGGGCCCTCCCTCAGCCGGTGAGGTGCTCGAAGACGAGCTCCTCACCGTCCACCTCGTCCCACCGGGAGCCCGTCTGCGTGAAGCCGAGCTTGCGCACCATGGCCAGGGAGGGCGCGTTGCCAGGGCTCACCGAGGCCACGAAGTGGCGGATGCCGTGCTCCCGCTGGGCCCAGGCGATCATCGCGCGCACCGTCTCCCCCGCGTAGCCCTGGCGGCGGTGCTCCGGAAACACCTCGTAGCCCAGCTCCAAGGCCCCCCGGGCATCCGGGGCGCCGTGGAAGTTCACATACCCCACCATGAGGCGCCCGGGCCCGGGCCGCACCAGGGCCCGCAGCAGCCAGGGCTGGAGTGATGCGTCCCCCTCCAGGTCCTCCAGGCGCAGGCGCAGCAGGGGCTCATGCGTCCCCGGCCACGCCGGGGGGAGCTGAAAGCCTCCGAGCCTCTCCGCCTGGGCCCGCTCCCCAGCGAGGGACGCGGCCAGGAAGGCCTTCGACAGGGAGACCAACTCCAACCGCTCGGTGGTGAGGACCGGAACCTGCATGGCCCCCAGGATAGCCCTGCTTCAGGGCGCTTCGCTCACCGGCAGCTCGTGGTGCCCGTGGCCCGGCCCCCCGAAGGTGCCCGGCCAGGGGGCCGCCGTGGGCCGCAGCCCCTTGAGGGGGAAGCGCTGGAAGCGGGCCTGGCTGGTGGAGAAGGGCGGATCGCACTGCCCGCACGTGTTCGAGCCATCCATCATCACCAGGCTCTCCGGCCCCAGCTCGAAGAGCTGCTGCACCGAGCGCGGTTTATAGGACAGCGGACACTGGAACGCCTCCGAGCCATCCCGCGTCCGCACCCCCACGAGCGTGGGCGTGGTGCCCGCCGAGGCGAAGCCCAGCACCAGCGTCTCCGGGCCCTGCGCGCCCCACGGCAGCGTGTCCGCCAGCCGCACCTCCTTCGAGGTGAAGCGCTGCCCTCCGGGCAGGGCGTACGTCCACAGGGGATCCAACCCTGGCACCGCGTAGCCCTTCAGCTCGGAGGAGGCCGCCTCGCCCCCCTCGGGGTTCACGGTGGTCCCCGCGGGGCTGGGCACCAGCACATTTCGCGTGGCCACCGCCCGGCCCAGCTCCGCCACCGTGCCCAGCTCCGTGCCGTCCTGCGTGCTCAGCGGTGTGGAGGCGTACTCGGGCAGGAGCAGCCCGCGCACCGTGCCCAGCTCGCCCCCGGCCATGGGCAGCATCCGCCGCCAGCGCTCCACGCCATCCGCCGAGTACGCCAGGAGCAGCGTGGGCGCGCCGGCCTCCAGGGGCGCCCCCGTGTTCACCGTCGGGGAGAAGGCCACGAACAAGTCCCCCTCCGTGTTCGACACCAGGCCGAAGGGGTGGGGGTGGTTGCACACGGACAGGAGCGGATCCTCCAGCAGCTTGCCCGAGACGAGCCCGCCCTTCGCGTCCAGCACCACCAGGAAGTACACCCGGCACTGCGTGTCCTGCGCCGAGTTCGCCGGGTACGCCTCGAAGAGCGCCGCCAGCCGGTCCGGCGCCATCACCGCCAGCCGGGCCATGAACATCGTCGTCGCCTGGGCCGCCAGGTCTGGCCGCGCCTCCGTCAGGGTGAAGGTCCACCGGGGCACGCCCGTGTGCCGCTCCAGCAGGGACACCGTGCCCTGCTGCGGATAGTCCATGCACAGGAGCCGATCGTTCCACAGCATGCAGCGCCGGCCCGTGCCCTGCGCGCTCACCGGAAACTCCCCCGTCGCATCCAAGAGCGGGCTGGAGAAGAAGCCCGACAGCGTCACGCTCCCATCCGGCCACACCATGAGGTCGTGCAGGTTCCGGCTCCACTCGGCCGCGTCGTACCGCCAGTCCGGCTCCAGCGCGAGCGCGGCGGGCCGCGCGCAGACGGGCCCCTGGCAGCGGCCCTCCTCCTGGCACGGGGTGCTGGGCGCGCAGACGAAGCCGTCCGGCAGATCCCTCACCACGCACGCCCCCTCCACGCACACGTCCGCCACGTCACACCCGCGCTGGGCGCCGCAGAAGGTGCCGTCCACCGCCTTGGCGAGCCCACAGCCCGTGGCCGGATCGCACACGCCCACCCGGCACTGGCCATCCCCGGGGCAGGGCGGCGCGGGCACGGCGGTGCACCCATCCAGCGGGTTGCACACATCCGTCGTGCAGGCGTTGCCGTCGTCACACACCCGCTCCTGGCCCTGGCACTGGCCCCCCAGGCAGCGGCCGTTCAGCACGCACTCGTTGCCCGGATCGCACTCTGTCCCGTCCTCCAGGGCCACCGCCACGCACCGCTCCGTGGCCACATCGAAGGTGGCGCGGAAGCACGTCCCAGGCGCGGGGCACTCGGGCGGGGGCCGGGCCTCGCCCGAGATCGCCAGCGACACCGTGCCCCCTTCCGGCGAGGTGCCCACGAGCGTGGCGGAGTAGGTGCCCACCGCCGCAGGGGCGAAGCGGATCCGGACCGGGGCCTCGCCCGCGGCCAGCCGCTCCGGCAGGCCCTCCACCGTGAAGGGCGCCTCCACCCGCGTCCACGTCACGCTCAGGGGCGAGCGGCCCGCGTTGAGCACCCGCACGGTCTCCTCGCGCGTCTGCCCGGCATAGGAGGGGGGGAACGTCACCGAGCCTGCGGACAGCCGCAGCCGGCCCGAGGCGCCCACCAGCGGGGGGTTGTCGCGGCAGCCTGCGCCCGCCACCGCGGCCAGGAGCCCCATGAGGAGCAGCGCCTGGGCTGCCCCACCCTGCATCGTCCTGCGTCCCATCCATGACCTCGTCCGCTGGCCTATAGCCCCCGGCCGCCCCGGGTGCGAGGCAGCACCGGGGGCCCGGCCTCGCATGCCTGTTGGCCAGCCACCGGTCCCCGCCCTGGGACTGTTGCCGGGGTATTTCCCTTCGGTCCCGTACGAAGTCCTGCCTCGGACTGTCATTTCTACCGGCGCCCGACTCACACATTTGCCAAGTGCCCGGAATCCTTGAAGCCGGGAAAGGTACGTTTCTAGCAACAGTGCGCAACCATGGACAGTGTCGACTCCATTGATTCGCTTGGCTTCGAGCCCCGGCCGCGCGCCTTCACCGTGCTGATTCCGCGGGCCCTTCAGCCGTTCGTGGACCGGTTGCCCCCGGAGACGCGCCAGCACGTGATGGCGGAGCTGTTCCGCCTGGCGGCGCAGACCAGCTGCCGCATCTCTGGCGACAACGGCAGCTTCACCTCCGCGCTGCGCCTGGAGGTGGCCGACTGCCTGGTGCGCGTGGAGATGGACGTCGCGCGCTCGCGGCTGATGCTCACCCAGCTCGTCTGGCAGAAGAAATTCCGGTCCTGACCGGTTCTTCACCGTTGTTGCGTTCCATCCCTCTCTCGAACGACTCATGCAGCGAGCCGCCGGCTACACAGAATCCGGAAGACTGACCCAGCTCATCGAGCAGCTTCGGGAGCGGCTGGGGTCCGGACTGCTACAGGCCGATTTCAGCCAGGAGCTGGAGGCGGTGCTGGCCCGGCTCTTGATGCGCAACCAGCGGCTTCGGGTGCTGCAGCGGATGACGCGCAACTGCGTCTCCCTGGAGAGCGCCGCCGCGATCCGCACCGTCATCGAACAGCTCGAC contains:
- a CDS encoding DofB protein encodes the protein MGTAFKAGLIDRVFFARYVRPPARDDVAQLETQLAEARERLGQPLLYVASIVATVKVPNLEERTHLNLLLATVRKYSEVVHLVIEGSELQNSLQRVIISGMLIVTRTYDDGLAVHKSVTATTSDLSERLHRDAAPLIQEARDRGLVL
- a CDS encoding GNAT family N-acetyltransferase codes for the protein MQVPVLTTERLELVSLSKAFLAASLAGERAQAERLGGFQLPPAWPGTHEPLLRLRLEDLEGDASLQPWLLRALVRPGPGRLMVGYVNFHGAPDARGALELGYEVFPEHRRQGYAGETVRAMIAWAQREHGIRHFVASVSPGNAPSLAMVRKLGFTQTGSRWDEVDGEELVFEHLTG
- a CDS encoding tenascin-X, whose translation is MGRRTMQGGAAQALLLMGLLAAVAGAGCRDNPPLVGASGRLRLSAGSVTFPPSYAGQTREETVRVLNAGRSPLSVTWTRVEAPFTVEGLPERLAAGEAPVRIRFAPAAVGTYSATLVGTSPEGGTVSLAISGEARPPPECPAPGTCFRATFDVATERCVAVALEDGTECDPGNECVLNGRCLGGQCQGQERVCDDGNACTTDVCNPLDGCTAVPAPPCPGDGQCRVGVCDPATGCGLAKAVDGTFCGAQRGCDVADVCVEGACVVRDLPDGFVCAPSTPCQEEGRCQGPVCARPAALALEPDWRYDAAEWSRNLHDLMVWPDGSVTLSGFFSSPLLDATGEFPVSAQGTGRRCMLWNDRLLCMDYPQQGTVSLLERHTGVPRWTFTLTEARPDLAAQATTMFMARLAVMAPDRLAALFEAYPANSAQDTQCRVYFLVVLDAKGGLVSGKLLEDPLLSVCNHPHPFGLVSNTEGDLFVAFSPTVNTGAPLEAGAPTLLLAYSADGVERWRRMLPMAGGELGTVRGLLLPEYASTPLSTQDGTELGTVAELGRAVATRNVLVPSPAGTTVNPEGGEAASSELKGYAVPGLDPLWTYALPGGQRFTSKEVRLADTLPWGAQGPETLVLGFASAGTTPTLVGVRTRDGSEAFQCPLSYKPRSVQQLFELGPESLVMMDGSNTCGQCDPPFSTSQARFQRFPLKGLRPTAAPWPGTFGGPGHGHHELPVSEAP